Genomic segment of Bdellovibrio bacteriovorus:
CGAAAGTTCGCTAGATTATCAAAGGCGAGGGCGGAGGTTGATATACTCCTCCATCGCATTTACGATATGATAAAGGGAGCTTGCTTTGGCAAACGTGCCATTGAATTCATCTTTATCCGAGAGCATATCATACCAAGTTCCACGAAGAGGTGTTTGGAAAAACTTGAAGAGAGTTTCCATTGCCTCATCAGCACCACGAGCATAAATTTCTTTTTGATCCGCGCTGGCCTCCGTTCCCAATCGGCAAGCGGCTTTGATTCTTTCGCATTGAGGCCAGAAACGAGAAGACTGAGTTTTCGGAGTGTAGTTACTCCACATCTCATCGAACACTACTTTTCGTGTGCGAGATGTTCCGTATTTTTCAGCAAGTAAGAATAAGTTGTGACGGATGGATTTTAAATCCTGCCCCGTAAGATCTTCATACAAAGACATCAACCATGCCCACTCGTACTGATGACCAGGCTCATAAACGAAAAGACCATTTTCACGCAGGTGATTCCAGTCTTTGTCGAAGTATTCGCCTAAGACACCTCTTTCTTTATCAATGAACTTATTCAAGCACAGAGTAATGATGTTGTGGCCCAGCTCTTTCCACTCTGGATCTTTATCAATCTGCATCCAGGCAATCGCCGATTCAAACATGTGCATGTGAGGGTTCGATTTATAAGAAAGAGTCCCCTTTTCATCCATCTCTGTGAAACCGCCGCCTTGAACGGCACGCTCGCGATTTAGGTATTTCACCAAAGCTTTGGCTCTTTCTTTGATCTCGGGACTAGGTTTTACGATATAGGCTTGAGCCAGCGCAAAAAGAGCGAAGGCTTCGGTATAAAGATCTGGATTAGAGCTTTTCGGAGTTCCATCAAGATGAATAGAGTGAATAAATGCACCTGACGGAACAGAATAATTTTGCATGAGGTAGCGACCGCCCATTTCCACAAGAGGATGAGCCACTTCTTTTTTGCAGACGCCCAGATTCGCGCCCGTTAAAAAAGAATACATTTGACGGGCTTGAACCATGGAGCGACGGGGAATATCCATCGGGGTGCCGTCAAAAGAGATGTTTTCAATAAAGCCGCCGTTTGCTTTATCCACTCCAGTTGTAGACCATAAAGGGTACACGTCGCTCGCTAGCCATTGTTTCGATTTTTCAATCAAAGAAGTATATGATGTCATTCAATCACCTTTGCGCGACCCGACAATTCGGTCAAGATATGACGAGAAGGGTCCAACAAAATGGCATCTGGCAATGCGAATACGGATTCAGCTAGATAATCCCAAATTCTAAAGTATCTTTAGGGCGTGCACATGAAGAAATCCTTGAGTCTTTTTCACCTCACCTTTTATGGCACCGGCATGATCCTAGGAGCCGGTATCTATTCCGTCATTGGAAAAGCGGGTGGTGTGGCGGAAAACGGTTTATGGGTCAGTTTTCTGCTAGCAGCTTTCTGTGCCTCGTTAACGGCACTGTCTTACGCGGAACTCGCTACTACATTTCCAAAAACTGGGGGCGAATATATTTATGTAAAAAATATTTTCCCGCAGTGGCCGTACTTAGCGATGTTGTGCGGATCTATGATGATATTTGCGGGCATCAGCACAGCGACGACGGTGGCTATCGCCTTTTCGGGGTATATTCAACAGTTTGCCGAAGTACCGCAATTTGTGACGGCCTTTTGTCTTCTAGGTGTCTTCACTCTGGTGAATATTATTGGTATCAAAGAATCCAGTTGGGTGAATGTTGTTTTCACGCTCATTGAAATCTTAGGTCTTTTGATATTTGTTTGGGTTGGAACTCAATCGCCCAAATTCGGTGAAGCTCTTTCGGAAGTACGCTTTGACGGTGCAGTGATTTCAGGCGCGGCACTCGTCATCTTTGCTTATTTCGGCTTCGAAAACATTGTAAATCTAGTCGAAGAATCCAAAACCCCAGAAAAAGATCTGCCCAAAGGCATTATTATTAGTCTTGGTGTTTCAACGGTACTTTACTTGCTCGTTAGTTTAACGGCTCTTGCATTGGGAAGTCCTGAAGAGCTTGGACGTAGCAATGCTCCTTTGAGTGATCTTACTAGAGATGCAGCGGCCTGGGTGCCAAGAACTTTAGGCGCAATAGCGCTTTTTTCGACAGCCAATACAGTTTTGATTTCTATGATTTCTACCAGCCGAATCATTTTTAGTATGGCCCGAGAACGAGACCTGCCAAGCGTTTTCTCCAAACTTTTAAGTAAGCGCGCCACACCGTGGATGGGGGCGCTAGCGGTGTTCGGGTTAGCTATGGCCCTTTTACCTGCGGGTGGAATTGAAGTGGTCGCCAGTGCTTCTTCTTTTGCTACAATGATCGCGTTCACGGTCATTAATATCGCGTTGATTTACCTTCGATTCAAAGAGCCTCATAGAACTCGTCCATTCAAAGTGCCTATTTCCATCGGGAGATGGCCTTTGATACCGACACTCGCGGCATGTGTCTCTAGCGGTTTGTTGTTCTTTTTCAGTCGTGAAGTCTATGTGTTGGGAGCCGGAGTCTTTGTTTTTGTCTCAGTTCTTTATATCGTCCTAAAATCTCGTAAATCTGACTGAGTCTTGGGTTTGTATTGAACATCTGAAATGACAAAGTGACTGCTCGGTATGGGCGGCATGCGCGAAAGTCGCAAGGTTAAGTCTTGCTCGGGAACCCGATAAAGAATTTCTTTTGAAAAAATAGTGGCAGCTTGTTTCATCAATTCCCGAGTGATCCATTCGCCGGGGCAGCGGTGATTGGTTTCTTGAAAGCCGCCTCCTTGTGGAACGAAATTGTAAAGACTGCCATCCCACTTCTTGAATCTATCGGGATAAAAGCTTTCTGGATTGTGCCACAGGATGGGATCATGGTTAATTCCGTTAAGGTCCAACAGGACTCGGGCGCCTTGTGGGATCGTCACGTTGTTCCAGCGCAAATTTTTGGCGGCGATGGCGGCGATAGCAGGAAAGAACGGGTAGAACCTGCGAACCTCTTGAACAAAAAAATCAGCGTAAGAAGAATCTTCAGATATTTTGGTGCGATTTCCGGGAAAATAGTGAAGCGCGTGAGCTACAAACAAGATAAATACTGAAACGGCGACGGTGGGCCGAAGCAAATTCAGAAGCTCCACGGCGGCGATTTTTAATGGCAATAAATTTCCATCTTCTTCTTTGAAGTTTGCGACGACATACAATGCAGAATCTTTTGGTACCTTGAGTTTTCCTTCGCGAACCTCGGCAATAAGTGCACTCATCCAGCTTTCTGCCTGCTTTCTTCGAGCCCGTGCACGAAAGTGGCGAGCGCTCACGCTGCCGGCATCATCGAACATAGAGCGCAGGAGTTCGGTTTTTTCTGCGAGCTCAGATTGTTTTAGGGGCACTCCCGTCCATTCGCAAGCGGACATGGTGAGAATCAATTGAGATTGTTCGAACAACAGGACTGTCTTCTGGCCTTGCCAATTACGCAGGGCCTTCATCCAATGACGTTCACTGATTTGAAGTAAATTTTGAATGCTTGGCGCTGTCATAAAGGACAAAAACATTTTTTTGCGATAAAGATGCTTCTTGCCGTCCAAACCTTGCACACCACCTTGACCTACAAGGGTCGCTTGCAGCGGCTCTGGAATAGCTCCCTTTCGGATGAAGTTTTCTTCGTTGTAAAAGAACTTCGCGGCATCGACTCCCGTAAGACAGAAAGTCTTTCTAAGTCCGATACGAGTTTGAAAGATATCCGTGTTCAAGGTTTCACAAGTCTCTTGAATAAAGTAGTACGGATTTTTTAGAAACTCGAAAGTGCTGTCCCACTTGGGGGCCTTGGGAATATAGGTCATACCTATACATATCGAGCTTAAGATAGGGAAGCGATCAATGAGGTCTAAATGTGACTAAAAACAGGAACTCACTTCAATATTTTGCTAAGAAAAACTTTAGTGCGTTCATTTTGAGGGTTTTCGAAAAGCTTTTGGGGAGGAGCTTCTTCGACGATCTGTCCATCATCCATAAATAGAACTCGATCCGCGACTTGCTTCGCGAAACCCATCTCATGAGTAACGATAATCAGAGTGCGCCCGCTGTGCGCCAAAGACTTAATGACATCTAGCACTTCTCCTACCATCTCGGGGTCTAATGCTGACGTGGGTTCGTCAAAGAGCAATACTTGTGGCTCCATCGCCAGGGCGCGTGCAATGGCCACGCGTTGCTGTTGTCCGCCAGAAAGTTGTTGAGGATAGGAATTTTCCTTTTCACTGAGGCCGACTCGTTTTAGCAGTTCGCGCGCGTTCTTCTGCGCTTCTGTCAAAGAGATCTTTTTTACCTGCATCGGCGCAAGACAGATGTTTTCCAGAACTGTCATATGCGGAAATAAATTAAAACGTTGAAAAACCATTCCCGCATGCGCACGAAGTTTATTTAAGTCCGTCGCGGGATCCGTGACATCAAACTCATCGACAAGAATTTTACCAGCTTGCGCATTCTCTAAAGCGTTTAAACAACGAAGAAATGTGCTTTTACCAGAGCCGGAAGGCCCGATGATGCACACGACTTCATTGTCTTTAATTTCGCAATGGACGTTCTTTAAAACGTGGCGTTCACCGAAATACTTTTGAAGATGTGTCACTTGAATCATACGGATTGATACTTTCTTTCAAGGCGGTGAACAACGTATGACATGCCTAAAGTGATAATCAGGTAAATCACAGAAATGAAAAGATACGGTTCCCAATAACGTGCGTAAGCTCCTGCCGCAGTTCTTGCGGCATAAGCAAGTTCGGCTAAACCAATCGCGGAAACTAATGACGAATCCTTTAAAAGCGTGATGGCTTCATTTCCTAACGGTGGAAGCATGCGACGAAATGCCTGAGGAATGATAATTTGTCGCATCGTTTGATAATAGTTAAGTCCTAAAGAACGCGCAGCCTCTGTTTGTCCACGGTCAATGGACTGAATTCCTGCGCGGAAAATTTCAGCAATGTATGCGGCAGAGTTAAGGCTTAAAGCTAAAGATCCTGAAATCAAAGCTCCATATTCGCGTTTCAAATACAGAGCGGC
This window contains:
- a CDS encoding amino acid ABC transporter ATP-binding protein; translation: MIQVTHLQKYFGERHVLKNVHCEIKDNEVVCIIGPSGSGKSTFLRCLNALENAQAGKILVDEFDVTDPATDLNKLRAHAGMVFQRFNLFPHMTVLENICLAPMQVKKISLTEAQKNARELLKRVGLSEKENSYPQQLSGGQQQRVAIARALAMEPQVLLFDEPTSALDPEMVGEVLDVIKSLAHSGRTLIIVTHEMGFAKQVADRVLFMDDGQIVEEAPPQKLFENPQNERTKVFLSKILK
- a CDS encoding APC family permease, which translates into the protein MKKSLSLFHLTFYGTGMILGAGIYSVIGKAGGVAENGLWVSFLLAAFCASLTALSYAELATTFPKTGGEYIYVKNIFPQWPYLAMLCGSMMIFAGISTATTVAIAFSGYIQQFAEVPQFVTAFCLLGVFTLVNIIGIKESSWVNVVFTLIEILGLLIFVWVGTQSPKFGEALSEVRFDGAVISGAALVIFAYFGFENIVNLVEESKTPEKDLPKGIIISLGVSTVLYLLVSLTALALGSPEELGRSNAPLSDLTRDAAAWVPRTLGAIALFSTANTVLISMISTSRIIFSMARERDLPSVFSKLLSKRATPWMGALAVFGLAMALLPAGGIEVVASASSFATMIAFTVINIALIYLRFKEPHRTRPFKVPISIGRWPLIPTLAACVSSGLLFFFSREVYVLGAGVFVFVSVLYIVLKSRKSD
- a CDS encoding amino acid ABC transporter permease — its product is MFEWFRTDIIAEYMPLFIRGLWTTLTLTAIGVFFGTLLGLMLGLGKIARAERGPWRWPLKLFVKTPSQIYISFFRGTPLFVQILLIHFALVPWLIHAETGALISGEAALYLKREYGALISGSLALSLNSAAYIAEIFRAGIQSIDRGQTEAARSLGLNYYQTMRQIIIPQAFRRMLPPLGNEAITLLKDSSLVSAIGLAELAYAARTAAGAYARYWEPYLFISVIYLIITLGMSYVVHRLERKYQSV
- a CDS encoding cytochrome P450, giving the protein MTYIPKAPKWDSTFEFLKNPYYFIQETCETLNTDIFQTRIGLRKTFCLTGVDAAKFFYNEENFIRKGAIPEPLQATLVGQGGVQGLDGKKHLYRKKMFLSFMTAPSIQNLLQISERHWMKALRNWQGQKTVLLFEQSQLILTMSACEWTGVPLKQSELAEKTELLRSMFDDAGSVSARHFRARARRKQAESWMSALIAEVREGKLKVPKDSALYVVANFKEEDGNLLPLKIAAVELLNLLRPTVAVSVFILFVAHALHYFPGNRTKISEDSSYADFFVQEVRRFYPFFPAIAAIAAKNLRWNNVTIPQGARVLLDLNGINHDPILWHNPESFYPDRFKKWDGSLYNFVPQGGGFQETNHRCPGEWITRELMKQAATIFSKEILYRVPEQDLTLRLSRMPPIPSSHFVISDVQYKPKTQSDLRDFRTI
- a CDS encoding AGE family epimerase/isomerase, translated to MTSYTSLIEKSKQWLASDVYPLWSTTGVDKANGGFIENISFDGTPMDIPRRSMVQARQMYSFLTGANLGVCKKEVAHPLVEMGGRYLMQNYSVPSGAFIHSIHLDGTPKSSNPDLYTEAFALFALAQAYIVKPSPEIKERAKALVKYLNRERAVQGGGFTEMDEKGTLSYKSNPHMHMFESAIAWMQIDKDPEWKELGHNIITLCLNKFIDKERGVLGEYFDKDWNHLRENGLFVYEPGHQYEWAWLMSLYEDLTGQDLKSIRHNLFLLAEKYGTSRTRKVVFDEMWSNYTPKTQSSRFWPQCERIKAACRLGTEASADQKEIYARGADEAMETLFKFFQTPLRGTWYDMLSDKDEFNGTFAKASSLYHIVNAMEEYINLRPRL